From one Acidobacteriota bacterium genomic stretch:
- a CDS encoding 1-deoxy-D-xylulose-5-phosphate synthase: protein MDGILERIKSPVDVKRLSMVELERLAEEIRERLITGVAKTGGHIGPNLGVVELTIALHYVFDTPADSFVFDVSHQAYVHKLLTGREERFHTIRQPEGLNGFMLRTESEHDSYGAGHAGTALSAALGMAVARDLAGGKEHIVALAGDAAFTNGISFEALNNIAAQTRRMIVVLNDNDWSIDKNVGAIAEYFHKITANETFSIWHDKAAGLIERFGGKAARHVARKAEEAAKGLIGPGMLFEEFGLSYYGPIDGHNMPLLIETFKFLKQQNKPVVLHAITQKGKGFQPAMEKQKKFHGLGPYDPESGETKSAGQKTYSEIFAESLTKLADRNGKVVAITAAMPNGTALDLFRPHHPTRYFDVGIAEEHAVIFAAGMATKGYKPFCAIYSTFLQRAFDPIVHDVALQNLPVVFCMDRGGLSGDDGPTHHGLFDISYLRSIPNIVHMVPKDEDELQDMMYTAMLHEGPSAIRYPRGTGPGATPKADPVALEIGKAEIVSDPGRADVAILGLGAMLPEAVRLKEMLESEGFSAAVINPRFAKPVDRQCIADFGARSGLLITLEDHVLAGGFGSAVMETLSDLELTVPVVRIGWPDTFIEHGKVEALRARYGLTAEGALDKARPYLKKMMDSVLAKHA from the coding sequence ATGGACGGGATTTTAGAAAGAATCAAATCGCCGGTAGACGTTAAAAGGCTGTCGATGGTTGAGCTGGAGAGGCTCGCCGAAGAGATACGCGAGCGCCTCATCACCGGCGTGGCGAAGACCGGCGGTCATATCGGCCCCAACCTCGGCGTCGTCGAACTCACCATCGCGCTGCACTATGTCTTCGATACCCCTGCGGACAGCTTCGTCTTCGATGTGAGCCACCAGGCCTACGTACACAAGCTGTTGACCGGCCGCGAAGAGCGTTTCCACACGATTCGCCAACCCGAGGGGCTGAACGGCTTCATGCTGCGCACGGAGAGCGAGCACGACAGCTACGGCGCGGGCCATGCCGGTACGGCGCTGAGCGCCGCGTTGGGCATGGCAGTCGCGCGTGATCTGGCTGGCGGCAAAGAACATATCGTTGCGCTGGCGGGGGATGCCGCGTTTACGAATGGAATCTCGTTTGAAGCGCTGAACAATATCGCCGCGCAGACGCGCCGGATGATCGTTGTGCTCAACGACAATGACTGGTCGATCGACAAGAACGTTGGCGCCATCGCGGAGTACTTCCACAAGATCACCGCGAACGAGACCTTCAGCATCTGGCACGACAAAGCGGCCGGCCTGATTGAACGCTTTGGAGGCAAGGCCGCCCGCCACGTCGCCCGTAAGGCGGAGGAGGCGGCGAAAGGCCTGATCGGCCCTGGCATGCTCTTCGAGGAGTTCGGCCTCAGCTACTACGGGCCCATCGACGGCCACAATATGCCGCTGCTGATCGAGACCTTCAAGTTTCTCAAGCAGCAGAACAAGCCTGTCGTGCTTCACGCGATCACGCAGAAGGGCAAGGGCTTCCAGCCGGCGATGGAGAAGCAGAAGAAGTTCCACGGCCTGGGGCCCTACGATCCCGAGTCCGGCGAGACGAAGTCGGCGGGCCAGAAGACGTACTCGGAGATATTTGCCGAGAGCCTGACGAAGCTGGCAGACAGGAACGGCAAGGTCGTCGCCATCACAGCGGCCATGCCTAACGGCACAGCGCTCGATCTCTTCCGGCCGCACCACCCCACGCGGTACTTCGACGTCGGAATCGCGGAAGAGCACGCGGTCATCTTCGCCGCAGGCATGGCCACCAAGGGTTACAAGCCCTTCTGCGCCATCTATTCCACGTTTCTACAGCGGGCCTTCGACCCGATCGTTCATGACGTTGCGCTCCAGAATCTGCCGGTCGTCTTCTGCATGGACCGCGGCGGCCTGAGCGGCGACGACGGCCCGACGCATCACGGCCTCTTCGACATCAGCTACCTGCGCAGCATTCCGAACATCGTCCACATGGTTCCGAAGGATGAGGACGAGCTGCAGGACATGATGTACACGGCGATGCTCCACGAAGGCCCGTCGGCGATTCGCTATCCTCGCGGGACCGGGCCTGGTGCGACTCCTAAGGCAGATCCAGTTGCGCTTGAGATTGGGAAGGCCGAGATTGTGAGCGACCCGGGACGGGCTGACGTCGCCATTCTCGGCCTGGGCGCCATGCTGCCCGAAGCGGTTCGATTGAAAGAGATGCTTGAGAGCGAAGGCTTCTCGGCGGCCGTGATCAACCCGCGATTCGCCAAGCCTGTCGACCGGCAGTGCATCGCCGACTTCGGCGCTCGCTCGGGCCTGCTGATCACGCTTGAAGACCATGTGCTTGCCGGTGGTTTCGGTTCAGCCGTAATGGAGACGTTGAGCGATCTTGAACTCACCGTTCCGGTGGTTCGTATCGGCTGGCCCGACACCTTTATTGAGCATGGCAAGGTGGAAGCTCTTCGCGCACGCTACGGTTTGACCGCGGAGGGCGCGCTGGATAAGGCCCGGCCTTATTTGAAAAAGATGATGGACAGCGTTCTGGCAAAGCACGCCTGA
- a CDS encoding DUF2127 domain-containing protein has protein sequence MQSELTTEHRWADMAIEQSAPKGHHRDRGLLLIGLFKLGKALLFFALGIGAIHLLHKDLADEVLKLITALKFDQESRFVNLLLEKVDLIDAHRLKQIGFATFAYSALALTEGIGLVLEKVWAEYLTLGLTVSFLPWELYELARHPNMFRLSILVINLAVLWYLVWLLRRKKTEERATVLARQEKGLSI, from the coding sequence ATGCAGAGCGAGTTGACGACAGAACACCGATGGGCCGATATGGCAATCGAGCAGAGTGCGCCGAAGGGACACCACCGGGACCGCGGTCTGCTGTTGATCGGACTCTTCAAGCTGGGCAAGGCCCTGCTGTTCTTTGCGCTGGGGATCGGTGCCATCCACCTCCTGCACAAGGATCTTGCCGATGAAGTGCTCAAGCTGATCACGGCCCTGAAGTTCGACCAGGAGAGCAGGTTCGTCAACCTGCTGCTGGAGAAGGTGGACCTGATCGACGCGCACCGCCTCAAGCAGATCGGCTTCGCCACCTTCGCCTATTCGGCGCTGGCGCTGACCGAGGGCATCGGGCTGGTGCTGGAGAAGGTCTGGGCCGAGTATCTGACACTGGGCCTGACGGTGTCCTTTCTGCCGTGGGAGCTCTACGAACTGGCGCGGCACCCAAATATGTTCCGCCTGAGCATTCTAGTGATCAACCTCGCCGTGCTCTGGTACCTGGTGTGGCTGTTGCGCCGCAAGAAGACCGAGGAGCGCGCGACGGTCCTCGCCCGGCAGGAAAAAGGCCTCTCCATTTAG
- a CDS encoding division/cell wall cluster transcriptional repressor MraZ has translation MFRGNHPTRVDEKGRLKLPADFKRRVDELYGPQFYITSKDGKRAEVYPLKEWEKIEEKLAAIPSMNPAKKKFLDVTNYYGQMAEMDAQGRLLLPQILRESAKVIGDVVVLGSQTFLEVVNHDSFKAELDTQPMTEAEKMALSEFGL, from the coding sequence ATGTTTCGGGGAAATCACCCAACACGCGTTGATGAAAAGGGCAGATTGAAGCTCCCTGCCGACTTCAAGCGCCGGGTGGATGAGCTGTACGGGCCCCAGTTCTACATCACCAGCAAAGACGGGAAGCGGGCGGAGGTTTACCCGCTGAAGGAGTGGGAAAAGATCGAGGAGAAGCTGGCCGCGATCCCCTCCATGAACCCGGCGAAGAAGAAGTTTCTGGACGTAACGAACTACTACGGCCAGATGGCGGAGATGGATGCGCAGGGCCGGTTGTTGTTGCCGCAGATCCTGCGGGAGTCGGCAAAGGTGATTGGGGACGTTGTGGTGCTGGGTTCGCAGACGTTTCTCGAGGTTGTGAACCACGATTCGTTCAAGGCTGAGCTGGATACGCAGCCGATGACCGAAGCCGAGAAGATGGCGTTGTCGGAGTTTGGACTGTAA
- the rsmH gene encoding 16S rRNA (cytosine(1402)-N(4))-methyltransferase RsmH produces MSKPQHVPVLLDEVLQYLNVRPGGVIADATLGLAGHSSEIARRLGPKGTLIGFDRDPEALALATARLEALREELGSEMPAVRLVPKAFSEAKNEIEQASLDGLLADFGVSSLQLDEAHRGFSFRSDGPLDMRMDTRSGETAEQVVNQEDENELANLIYEFGEERRSRRIARAIVRARPITTTAELARVVSAAAPSMKGDKIHPATRTFQALRIRVNNELGEIRTLLESAPSLLKPGGRLVLISFHSLEDRLVKDAFREAARNRVYEVLTKKPVVAGEEEESRNPRSRSAKMRAVAKI; encoded by the coding sequence ATGAGCAAACCGCAGCATGTGCCGGTTCTTTTAGATGAAGTTTTGCAGTACCTCAATGTGCGGCCAGGCGGCGTTATAGCTGACGCCACGCTGGGACTTGCGGGGCACTCCTCGGAGATTGCGAGGAGGCTGGGACCGAAGGGAACGCTGATCGGCTTCGATCGCGACCCGGAGGCGCTGGCGCTGGCGACGGCAAGGCTCGAAGCTCTTCGTGAAGAGCTTGGCTCGGAGATGCCGGCGGTTCGACTGGTGCCGAAGGCGTTTTCGGAGGCGAAGAACGAGATCGAGCAGGCAAGTCTGGACGGGCTGCTCGCGGACTTTGGAGTCAGCAGCCTGCAACTGGACGAGGCGCACAGAGGGTTCAGCTTTCGGTCGGATGGCCCGTTGGACATGCGTATGGATACGCGCAGCGGGGAGACGGCTGAGCAGGTGGTAAATCAGGAAGACGAAAACGAACTCGCCAACCTGATTTACGAATTCGGAGAGGAAAGGAGGTCGCGGAGAATCGCCAGAGCCATTGTGAGGGCCCGGCCGATTACGACGACGGCGGAATTAGCCAGAGTGGTATCGGCCGCGGCCCCATCAATGAAAGGCGACAAGATTCATCCGGCGACACGGACCTTTCAGGCGCTTCGAATTCGAGTGAATAACGAGCTGGGAGAGATCAGGACGCTGCTTGAGAGCGCGCCATCTCTGCTGAAGCCGGGGGGAAGGCTGGTGTTGATTAGCTTCCACTCGTTAGAGGACAGGCTCGTGAAGGATGCGTTCCGCGAGGCGGCGCGCAATAGAGTGTACGAGGTTTTGACGAAGAAGCCGGTCGTGGCCGGCGAAGAAGAAGAGAGCCGTAACCCGCGTTCGCGAAGCGCGAAGATGCGGGCGGTAGCAAAGATTTGA
- a CDS encoding cell division protein FtsL, with protein MAGQQIEMMGKVAPQRRTQSLAERNRELFDAQRKARRGPTPEVFFAKHIDNTRLVKADDPERRREMRQFSMAMGMLFVFVMVYVWQHFLAIEIGYKVEAQKTQVEQLREENRQLRLSEAQLTDPERIDKIAKQLGLDAPQPGQVVRPDGSLVPAGAVLAQSNAPALVAQ; from the coding sequence ATGGCAGGGCAGCAGATTGAGATGATGGGCAAGGTGGCCCCGCAGCGCCGCACGCAGTCGCTGGCGGAGCGCAATCGCGAGCTGTTTGATGCGCAGCGCAAGGCGCGCCGCGGGCCGACGCCGGAGGTCTTCTTCGCCAAGCACATCGACAACACCCGCCTGGTGAAGGCTGACGACCCGGAGCGCCGTCGTGAGATGCGTCAATTCTCCATGGCGATGGGCATGCTTTTCGTGTTTGTGATGGTTTACGTCTGGCAGCACTTCCTGGCGATCGAGATTGGCTATAAGGTTGAAGCGCAGAAGACCCAGGTGGAGCAGCTGCGTGAGGAGAACCGCCAGCTTCGCCTTTCGGAGGCGCAGTTGACGGACCCTGAGCGCATCGACAAGATCGCGAAGCAGCTTGGTCTCGACGCGCCGCAACCCGGACAGGTTGTTCGCCCGGATGGAAGCCTTGTTCCCGCGGGCGCTGTCCTGGCGCAGTCGAACGCACCCGCACTGGTTGCTCAGTAG
- a CDS encoding transpeptidase family protein codes for MNNAPRQTLTAPIRRIRFVYVALFFCLWTSAIGLRLVWLQVVRHSDFVERAAKQQQRTFEVAPRRGVLYDRNLKELAMTVLVDSVYAVPSELGENRESTAQILAKVVHADPRDNFTSEPQMLARFNASRNFAWVARRVDAETATRVRELNLKGVYFQKEFKRFYPNNDLAAQVLGYVGTDDTGLGGIERMFDDEMHGTPGHVLTAIDAKRHVYDSEESQPMPGENLVLSIDANIQYIAERALDAQMEKMKAAHGTVVVQDPHTGQILALAISPRFNPNDQRHMDASVLKNLAVSDVYEPGSTFKLLTYAAAIDGAGVKPTDLVDCQGGAMTMYGRTLHDDKSDHFGVVTVQYALEHSSDVGAAKMALKLGNQKFYDYIRAFGFGDRTGIELPSETRGLLRKPKKWDATSILSLAIGQEIGVTPVQLVTMVSAIANGGVYMPPHILLKSTDRVKGDPRLTPVAFRPANQLPAQLPDGSRRVITEMTSAKMRSMMQGIVVDGTGKKAALNGYSAGGKTGTAQKVDPVTRAYSHTKLVASFAGFAPVSSPAISVAVVIDTPTVGSRYGAETSAPVFAEVTQHVLEYLGVPHDQPLKTKKEQVNIAAKDLVDDNIEDRSTDINKMYADINDLPADDPLRTPGDAKPESGVAANSAAIVNKTPLANTSEKKSKLAELLPAKVVAAFKSGSSSAAEVDQSASAKLPQPADVSTVQTRSGVVVDASRHVQVPSFEGLSLRMVVEKADALGLRVQVAGSGLAREQAPAAGTTVPAGTEVVVRFVR; via the coding sequence ATGAATAACGCGCCACGACAGACGTTGACCGCTCCGATCAGGAGAATTCGGTTCGTCTACGTGGCGCTTTTTTTCTGTCTCTGGACGTCGGCGATCGGGTTGCGGCTGGTGTGGCTCCAGGTGGTCCGCCACAGCGATTTCGTCGAGCGCGCGGCAAAGCAGCAACAGCGGACGTTTGAAGTTGCCCCGCGTCGAGGCGTGCTGTACGACCGCAACCTGAAAGAGTTGGCGATGACAGTGCTCGTCGACAGCGTCTATGCTGTGCCGAGCGAGCTTGGTGAGAATCGCGAGAGCACGGCACAGATTCTGGCGAAGGTGGTGCACGCCGATCCGCGCGACAACTTCACGTCGGAGCCGCAGATGCTTGCGCGCTTCAACGCTTCGCGCAACTTCGCGTGGGTCGCGCGGCGCGTGGATGCAGAGACGGCGACCCGCGTTCGTGAGCTGAACCTGAAGGGCGTTTACTTTCAGAAGGAGTTCAAACGCTTCTATCCGAACAACGATCTTGCCGCGCAGGTGCTGGGCTACGTGGGTACGGATGATACGGGGCTGGGTGGGATTGAGCGCATGTTCGACGACGAGATGCACGGGACGCCGGGGCATGTGTTGACTGCGATCGACGCCAAGCGTCATGTATACGACAGCGAAGAGAGCCAGCCGATGCCGGGCGAGAATCTTGTGCTGTCGATCGACGCAAACATTCAGTACATCGCCGAACGCGCGCTGGATGCGCAGATGGAGAAGATGAAGGCAGCGCACGGCACGGTGGTTGTGCAGGACCCGCACACCGGGCAGATTCTCGCGCTGGCCATCTCGCCGCGCTTCAATCCGAACGACCAGCGGCACATGGACGCGAGTGTTCTGAAGAATCTTGCTGTGAGCGATGTCTACGAGCCTGGTTCGACCTTCAAGCTGCTGACCTATGCAGCCGCAATTGATGGAGCAGGGGTAAAACCGACGGACCTGGTTGACTGCCAGGGTGGTGCGATGACGATGTATGGTCGTACTCTTCATGACGATAAATCGGACCATTTCGGCGTCGTTACCGTGCAATATGCTCTTGAGCATTCCAGCGACGTCGGCGCGGCGAAGATGGCGCTGAAGCTCGGCAACCAGAAGTTCTACGATTACATCCGCGCCTTCGGTTTTGGAGACCGCACGGGGATCGAGCTTCCCAGCGAGACGCGAGGCCTGCTGCGCAAACCGAAGAAGTGGGATGCGACCAGCATTCTTTCGCTGGCGATCGGGCAGGAGATCGGCGTAACTCCGGTGCAGTTGGTGACGATGGTCAGCGCAATCGCCAACGGCGGAGTCTATATGCCTCCACACATCCTGCTGAAGTCGACCGATCGCGTGAAGGGCGACCCACGGCTGACGCCGGTAGCCTTCCGCCCTGCAAATCAACTGCCGGCACAACTTCCCGACGGCTCGCGCCGCGTGATCACAGAGATGACTTCGGCAAAGATGCGCAGCATGATGCAGGGCATCGTAGTGGATGGGACTGGAAAAAAAGCTGCGCTCAACGGATATAGTGCCGGAGGCAAAACCGGCACGGCGCAGAAGGTCGATCCGGTTACCCGTGCTTACTCGCACACCAAACTGGTGGCCAGCTTTGCGGGCTTCGCTCCGGTCAGCAGTCCTGCGATCTCCGTCGCCGTTGTCATTGATACGCCGACGGTGGGTTCGCGTTATGGAGCTGAGACCAGCGCCCCGGTCTTTGCTGAGGTGACGCAGCATGTGCTGGAGTATCTCGGTGTGCCGCACGATCAACCGCTGAAGACGAAGAAGGAGCAGGTCAATATCGCCGCTAAGGACCTTGTCGACGACAACATCGAAGACAGGAGCACCGATATCAACAAGATGTACGCGGATATCAATGACCTCCCTGCGGACGATCCGTTGAGAACGCCAGGCGATGCCAAACCGGAATCTGGAGTAGCAGCGAACTCCGCAGCAATTGTGAACAAGACTCCACTGGCCAATACTTCGGAGAAGAAGTCGAAGCTGGCTGAGTTGCTGCCTGCGAAGGTGGTTGCAGCGTTCAAGTCGGGAAGCAGCAGCGCCGCAGAGGTCGATCAGAGCGCATCGGCAAAGTTGCCGCAGCCTGCTGATGTCTCCACGGTGCAGACGCGGAGCGGCGTCGTTGTCGATGCGAGCCGTCATGTGCAGGTGCCATCGTTTGAAGGTCTTTCATTGCGCATGGTTGTGGAGAAGGCCGATGCCCTGGGTTTGCGGGTGCAGGTCGCAGGCAGCGGACTGGCGCGGGAACAGGCGCCCGCGGCTGGGACAACGGTGCCTGCCGGGACGGAAGTCGTCGTTCGATTTGTGCGATAG
- a CDS encoding UDP-N-acetylmuramoyl-L-alanyl-D-glutamate--2,6-diaminopimelate ligase encodes MNWNTVLRDVTTLECVSSDAEIANVQYDSRRIQRGDLFVAMRGGSVDGNRYIDAALAAGAAAVMTDSREVYGKLQREHREVAVALVEHGRRGLAEASAAIFEHPQSHLALSAVTGTNGKTTTAFLLEAMLRSVGRRCVLIGTIETHVAGAVRESPHTTPESRDVLELFSDGVKAGASEAVMEMSSHALEQERVWGLPVDVAIFTNLTQDHLDYHGTMERYFAAKARLFEGVGAPPPRVAILNADDPYGQRLAAGIERSQVLRYGLDAAADFCAEDIRMRAGETRFRMVTPVGAAEVRSPLTGRVNVYNLLAASAAAWRRGLTLDEIVAAAHAGAQVPGRFEVVPSTNGVAVVVDYAHTDDALRNLIALARDIEKGSGGRVITLFGCGGDRDRSKRPRMGRAAGEGSDLVVLTSDNPRSEDPAAIIVEALAGVRETGAACIVEEDRAKAIGTAIRAARKGDIVLIAGKGHEKVQVLKSGTVPFDDVAVASQVLKEMQ; translated from the coding sequence ATGAACTGGAATACTGTGCTGCGCGATGTGACGACGCTGGAGTGTGTCTCCTCCGATGCGGAGATTGCGAACGTGCAGTACGATTCGCGGCGCATCCAGCGCGGCGACCTGTTTGTCGCGATGCGGGGCGGCAGTGTGGATGGCAACCGCTACATCGATGCCGCTCTTGCCGCCGGTGCTGCAGCCGTGATGACAGACTCGCGCGAGGTCTACGGCAAGCTGCAGCGCGAGCATCGCGAAGTGGCCGTTGCATTGGTTGAGCATGGACGCCGCGGGTTGGCCGAGGCGAGCGCGGCGATCTTTGAGCATCCGCAATCGCATCTCGCGCTGAGCGCAGTGACGGGAACGAATGGCAAGACGACGACAGCTTTTCTGCTGGAGGCGATGCTCCGCAGTGTTGGCCGCAGGTGCGTGCTGATCGGGACGATCGAGACGCACGTGGCGGGCGCGGTGCGCGAGTCTCCGCACACGACGCCTGAGTCGCGCGATGTGCTGGAGCTGTTCAGCGATGGGGTGAAGGCAGGCGCGAGCGAGGCGGTGATGGAGATGTCCAGCCACGCGCTTGAGCAGGAGCGCGTGTGGGGCCTGCCGGTCGACGTCGCCATCTTCACCAATCTGACGCAGGACCATCTCGACTATCACGGCACGATGGAGCGCTACTTCGCGGCGAAGGCACGCTTGTTCGAAGGCGTAGGAGCGCCGCCACCGCGCGTCGCCATACTGAACGCCGACGACCCTTACGGGCAGCGGCTTGCTGCGGGCATCGAGCGTTCGCAGGTGCTACGTTACGGGTTGGATGCTGCCGCCGATTTTTGCGCTGAAGATATTCGGATGCGAGCCGGTGAGACGCGCTTTCGCATGGTGACTCCGGTGGGAGCCGCGGAAGTGCGCTCTCCGCTGACCGGCCGCGTGAACGTCTACAACCTGCTTGCCGCAAGCGCTGCGGCCTGGCGCCGTGGTCTGACTCTGGATGAGATTGTTGCAGCCGCGCATGCGGGGGCACAGGTTCCGGGCCGATTCGAGGTAGTGCCTTCGACCAATGGCGTTGCTGTGGTCGTCGACTACGCGCACACGGACGATGCGTTGCGAAACCTGATCGCTCTGGCGCGCGACATCGAGAAAGGCAGCGGGGGGCGCGTGATTACGCTCTTCGGCTGCGGCGGAGACCGCGACCGCAGCAAGCGTCCGCGCATGGGACGGGCCGCTGGTGAGGGAAGCGATCTCGTCGTGCTGACGAGCGACAATCCGCGCAGCGAAGATCCAGCAGCGATCATCGTCGAAGCTCTCGCGGGCGTGAGGGAGACAGGGGCCGCGTGCATCGTCGAAGAAGATCGCGCGAAGGCGATCGGGACCGCGATCCGCGCCGCGCGCAAGGGAGATATCGTGTTGATCGCGGGCAAGGGACATGAGAAGGTGCAGGTGTTGAAGAGTGGGACTGTTCCGTTTGACGACGTGGCGGTGGCCTCGCAGGTCCTGAAGGAGATGCAATGA
- a CDS encoding UDP-N-acetylmuramoyl-tripeptide--D-alanyl-D-alanine ligase — translation MKLTLGQVADWIHAEGDFDTTAEALGYSIDSRTIGAGDMFFAVKGERLDGHDYVAAALADGAVAAVVSNQWIVPAEVDTTRLLRVAECDDCVLLALQRLAHAVRKDWGGRVIGVTGSAGKTTTKEAVAQVLSAKFRVLKSAGNLNNAFGLPLQLLKLEREHEVAVIEMGMNHAGEIAALAKIAEPDWAVVSNVAPVHMEFFADGLAGIARAKYELVESLPGDGIAILNFDDPHVKEFGKGMGGRAIFYGTEPGAQVRAERIEEAGLDGMHFEVVVATDREPVHLKLLGRHNVLNALAAIAAGLRSGMSLKACAAALRDLEPGDKRGEVIAWHGATLINDCYNSNPRALDAMVDALMAMPGSRHVVIAGEMLELGPEADRLHAACGARMAERGVSTIIGVRGHAAALVDAAVRAGAADAHFMPAAEEAGEWMKGNLKVGDVVLLKASRGVRLERALAVLGD, via the coding sequence ATGAAGCTGACACTCGGCCAGGTCGCCGACTGGATTCACGCCGAAGGAGACTTCGACACCACAGCCGAGGCACTCGGATATTCGATTGATTCGCGGACCATCGGCGCCGGAGATATGTTCTTCGCCGTCAAGGGCGAACGGCTCGACGGCCACGACTATGTGGCGGCGGCGCTTGCAGATGGCGCTGTGGCCGCAGTTGTCAGTAACCAGTGGATTGTGCCGGCAGAAGTGGATACGACCAGGCTGCTGCGCGTTGCGGAGTGTGACGACTGCGTTCTGCTTGCCTTGCAGCGGTTGGCCCATGCGGTGAGGAAAGACTGGGGCGGGCGGGTGATCGGCGTCACCGGCTCGGCTGGCAAGACGACGACGAAGGAAGCGGTTGCACAGGTTCTGAGCGCGAAGTTTCGTGTGCTCAAGTCGGCGGGCAATCTGAACAACGCCTTCGGTCTTCCGCTTCAGTTGCTGAAGCTCGAGCGTGAGCATGAGGTTGCGGTGATCGAGATGGGGATGAACCACGCTGGCGAGATCGCCGCGCTGGCGAAGATCGCCGAACCTGACTGGGCCGTTGTCTCGAACGTTGCGCCGGTGCACATGGAGTTCTTCGCAGACGGTCTGGCAGGAATCGCGCGCGCGAAGTACGAGCTGGTGGAGTCGTTGCCCGGCGATGGCATTGCCATTCTCAACTTCGACGATCCGCACGTGAAGGAGTTCGGCAAAGGCATGGGCGGCAGGGCGATCTTCTATGGCACCGAGCCCGGCGCGCAGGTTCGAGCCGAGCGAATCGAAGAGGCGGGCCTCGATGGAATGCATTTCGAGGTTGTGGTCGCCACCGATCGCGAGCCTGTTCACCTGAAGCTGCTTGGTCGGCACAACGTTCTGAACGCGCTGGCAGCGATTGCAGCCGGTCTACGCAGCGGTATGAGTCTGAAGGCGTGTGCGGCCGCTCTGCGTGATCTTGAGCCTGGGGACAAGCGCGGCGAGGTGATCGCCTGGCATGGGGCGACGTTGATCAACGATTGCTACAACTCCAACCCGCGCGCATTGGATGCGATGGTTGATGCGTTGATGGCGATGCCGGGTTCGCGGCATGTTGTCATTGCGGGCGAGATGCTGGAGTTGGGGCCCGAGGCGGATCGCCTTCATGCGGCGTGCGGGGCAAGAATGGCTGAGCGCGGTGTCTCGACAATTATCGGGGTACGTGGGCACGCTGCGGCGCTGGTTGATGCGGCGGTCAGGGCCGGAGCCGCCGACGCGCATTTTATGCCGGCGGCCGAAGAGGCAGGCGAGTGGATGAAGGGCAATCTAAAGGTTGGCGATGTTGTTCTGTTGAAGGCTTCACGTGGTGTTCGGCTGGAGCGTGCACTGGCGGTTCTCGGCGATTAG
- a CDS encoding phospho-N-acetylmuramoyl-pentapeptide-transferase, with protein sequence MLYWLLYQKLFPYFRLFRIFRYLTFRTVFASLTALLIGLLIGPYVIERLREFQIGQYIREEGPQSHQKKSGTPTMGGVLICISILVPTLLWSDLSNPFVWVVMLSTLAFGAIGFADDYIKVVHRRNLGLTARAKLGLQLLASAGVAVALLRLEMHGNYSTKLMFPFFKRFRPDLVWEWMGHVPHMHWLAYLPFIAFVMLVISFSSNAVNLTDGLDGLAIGCTIIAAGALTVLTYVSGHVVFSDYLELQRMPLVSELTIFCGAMVGASIGFLWYNAHPAEIFMGDVGSLALGGAIGTVAVAIKQELLLPFIGGVFILEAVSVMLQVGSYKLRNGKRIFKMAPLHHHFELLGWSESKVIARFWILALIFALLALTTLKLR encoded by the coding sequence TTGCTCTATTGGCTGCTGTATCAAAAGCTGTTTCCTTATTTTCGCCTGTTTCGCATCTTCCGCTACCTGACGTTTCGTACGGTCTTTGCGAGCTTGACGGCGCTGCTGATTGGCCTGCTGATCGGGCCGTACGTCATCGAGCGTCTGCGCGAGTTTCAGATTGGCCAGTACATCCGCGAAGAGGGCCCGCAGTCGCATCAGAAGAAGAGCGGCACTCCGACGATGGGCGGCGTGCTGATCTGCATCTCCATCCTGGTGCCGACGCTGCTGTGGTCCGATCTGTCGAACCCGTTCGTTTGGGTGGTGATGCTATCGACCCTGGCCTTCGGCGCGATCGGGTTCGCCGACGATTACATCAAGGTGGTGCATCGCAGGAACCTTGGTCTTACGGCTCGCGCAAAACTTGGCTTGCAGCTTCTTGCCAGCGCGGGCGTGGCGGTAGCGTTGCTGCGGCTGGAGATGCACGGCAACTATTCGACCAAGTTGATGTTCCCGTTCTTCAAGCGCTTCCGTCCCGACCTGGTGTGGGAGTGGATGGGGCACGTCCCGCACATGCACTGGCTGGCTTATCTGCCGTTTATCGCCTTCGTGATGCTGGTGATCTCGTTCTCGAGCAACGCGGTGAACCTGACGGATGGCCTCGACGGACTTGCCATCGGATGCACCATCATTGCCGCCGGCGCGCTCACCGTGCTGACCTATGTCAGCGGACACGTCGTCTTCTCCGATTACCTCGAGTTGCAGCGTATGCCGCTGGTCAGTGAGCTTACAATCTTCTGCGGGGCGATGGTGGGGGCCAGCATCGGCTTCCTCTGGTACAACGCACATCCGGCGGAGATATTTATGGGCGATGTCGGTTCGCTGGCGCTGGGCGGAGCGATCGGCACGGTGGCGGTTGCGATCAAGCAGGAGCTGCTGTTGCCTTTCATCGGGGGAGTTTTCATTCTGGAAGCTGTGAGCGTGATGTTGCAGGTGGGGAGCTATAAGCTGCGCAACGGGAAGCGCATCTTCAAGATGGCGCCGCTGCATCATCACTTTGAGCTGCTGGGCTGGTCGGAGTCGAAGGTAATTGCGAGGTTCTGGATTCTGGCGCTCATCTTCGCGCTGCTGGCGCTGACGACGTTGAAGCTGCGTTGA